From the genome of Vicia villosa cultivar HV-30 ecotype Madison, WI linkage group LG2, Vvil1.0, whole genome shotgun sequence, one region includes:
- the LOC131649118 gene encoding phragmoplastin interacting protein 1 isoform X2, translated as MVLSNKKLKQKLRAELTLNQTNTESNPSSSSSNSFKLLLNSSTNKPILSKREKLRKIRPLQPQTQTNEDEIAIEGLGKKNNKKRKIKEVKQNDGDDGDDVSNEVVVKKGKVKVEEQNGDEVVVKVTKQSVKKEKQKKKNLLKKKRKKAKAAEENGKVKTGEENGEVTAAEGSGSNHQEEMSELTTELANTNINTSQENSDAVTKVYVGGIPYYSSEDDIHSYFESCGTITEINCMTFPDTGKFRGIAIIVFKTEAAAKRALALDGSDMGGLFLKIQPYKAAQTARFTPELKEGYNRIYVGSLSWEITEEELRKFFSNCNIKSIRFGKDKETGEFRGYAHVDFSDSKSLKTALALDQSVLFGRPVRISCAVPLNKKPGAGEKSVPGSKPSAAEKSVAGSKPSAGEKSFASSKPGAGEKSFASSKPGAAEKSVAGSKPGAAEKSVAGSKPGAGEKSFAGEKSFAGEKSVAVEEPTVEKPITVVASGKRKNRMCYGCRQKGHNLSECPNPQIATSTTI; from the exons ATGGTTCTATCGAATAAGAAGCTTAAGCAGAAGCTTAGAGCTGAATTAACCCTAAACCAAACCAACACCGAATCGAATCcctcatcttcatcttccaacTCATTCAAACTTCTTCTAAACTCTTCCACCAACAAACCCATTTTGTCCAAGAGAGAGAAACTCCGAAAGATTCGACCTTTGCAACCACAAACTCAAACCAATGAGGATGAAATTGCGATTGAAGGTTTGGGAAAGAAGAACAATAAGAAGAGGAAGATAAAGGAAGTGAAACagaatgatggtgatgatggtgatgatgtgaGTAATGAG GTTGTTGTTAAGAAGGGGAAAGTGAAGGTAGAGGAACAGAATGGTGATGAGGTTGTTGTTAAGGTGACGAAACAATCGGTGAAAAAGgagaagcagaagaagaagaatctgttgaagaagaagaggaagaaggccAAAGCTGCAGAGGAAAATGGTAAGGTGAAAACTGGTGAGGAAAATGGTGAGGTCACAGCTGCTGAGGGAAGTGGTTCTAATCATCAAGAGGAGATGTCGGAGCTTACGACAGAGTTGGCTAATACCAATATCAATACCAG TCAAGAAAACAGTGATGCTGTTACAAAAGTTTATGTTGGAGGAATTCCCTACTATTCAAGTGAGGATGACATTCATAGTTATTTTGAAAGCTGCGGCACCATCACTGAAATTAATTGCATGACTTTTCCTGACACTGGCAAGTTCAGAGGGATTGCAATAATCGTTTTTAAG ACTGAAGCAGCGGCGAAACGAGCATTGGCTCTTGATGGATCTGACAT GGGAGGACTCTTTCTTAAAATCCAACCATATAAAGCAGCTCAAACAGCCCGATTTACCCCAGAACTGAAGGAGGGATATAATAGAATCTACGTTGGAAGTTTATCATGGGAAATAACAGAGGAAGAACTGAGGAAATTCTTCTCAAATTGCAATATAAAGTCCATACGATTTGGAAAGGACAAGGAAACAGGAGAATTCCGAGGGTATGCTCATGTGGATTTCAGTGATAGTAAGTCACTGAAAACAGCACTTGCATTGGATCAAAGTGTCTTGTTTGGAAGGCCTGTCCGGATAAGTTGCGCAGTTCCTTTGAATAAAAAACCAGGTGCAGGTGAAAAATCAGTCCCAGGCTCGAAACCAAGTGCAGCTGAAAAATCAGTTGCAGGTTCTAAACCTAGTGCGGGTGAAAAATCATTTGCAAGTTCTAAACCAGGTGCGGGTGAAAAGTCATTTGCAAGTTCTAAACCAGGTGCGGCTGAAAAATCAGTTGCAGGTTCTAAACCAGGTGCGGCAGAAAAATCAGTTGCAGGTTCTAAACCAGGTGCGGGTGAAAAATCATTTGCAGGTGAAAAATCATTTGCAGGCGAAAAATCTGTTGCAGTTGAGGAACCAACTGTTGAGAAACCAATTACCGTTGTTGCAAGTGGCAAGAGGAAGAATAGGATGTGCTACGGGTGTCGTCAAAAAGGACATAATCTCTCAGAATGTCCAAACCCACAAATAGCCACTTCTACTACAATCTAA
- the LOC131649119 gene encoding protein SOSEKI 5-like, with product MERKTIESEASHENSKHTQDDHEVPVIYYLSRNGQLEHPHLMYVSISSPCGTLRLKDVINTLSFLRGQGIANMYSWSTKRSYRNGFVWQDLSENDFIYPSSSHEYVLKGTQLIEPSSYTSNETTISMPSSKSSNERNSYSMDAADSPSSTMKDSQRDCKLYKAKICREFVENSSNASTQTEEMISRNRMEMDQQGERRYRGNAGARKIDENRGSLSLSSSNFESFEGYSLESEDIRNQKTENERPSGRMRATQVLMQLVSCRSTIEEP from the exons atggAAAGGAAAACAATAGAGAGTGAGGCAAGTCATGAAAACTCCAAACATACTCAGGATGATCATGAAGTTCCAGTAATATACTACCTTTCTAGAAATGGACAGCTTGAGCATCCTCATCTCATGTATGTATCAATCTCTTCTCCATGCGGAACACTGCGTCTTAAAG ATGTGATAAATACATTGAGTTTTCTTCGAGGACAAGGAATTGCCAACATGTATTCATGGTCTACCAAGAG GAGTTACAGAAACGGGTTTGTGTGGCAAGATTTATCCGAGAACGATTTCATTTACCCGAGTAGCAGTCATGAATATGTCCTCAAAGGAACACAACTCATAGAACCTTCAAGCTATACATCAAATGAAACAACAATATCAATGCCAAGCTCCAAGAGTTCCAACGAAAGAAACAGTTATAGCATGGATGCTGCAGACTCCCCTTCTTCCACCATGAAGGACTCGCAACGCGATTGCAAGCTTTACAAGGCAAAAATATGCAGGGAGTTTGTTGAAAATTCTTCTAATGCTTCGACACAGACCGAGGAGATGATAAGTAGGAATAGGATGGAAATGGATCAGCAAGGTGAAAGGCGTTATCGTGGAAATGCTGGTGCAAGGAAGATTGATGAGAATAGAGGGTCTTTGTCATTATCCAGCTCCAATTTTGAATCCTTTGAAGGGTACTCTTTGGAATCAGAAGATATCAGAAACCAAAAGACAGAGAATGAACGTCCAAGTGGGAGGATGAGAGCAACACAAGTTCTCATGCAGTTGGTTAGCTGTAGAAGTACTATAGAGGAACCATAG
- the LOC131645861 gene encoding uncharacterized protein LOC131645861, giving the protein MELKKVIKDKKFWFASFLITWAAALQGHMMWLQRQDSFKQKFPDIDDQTNPQ; this is encoded by the exons ATGGAATTGAAAAAAGTGATAAAGGACAAGAAATTCTGGTTTGCATCTTTCCTCATCACTTGGGCTGCAGCTCTCCAG GGACACATGATGTGGTTACAGCGCCAAGATTCATTCAAGCAAAAGTTTCCAGACATTGATGATCAAACAAACCCCCAATAA
- the LOC131645862 gene encoding zinc finger protein ZAT12-like — MKRERESDHHNTNSITMAKYLMYLSGGGQQLDQVNYSSNFNNRVYECKTCKRQFSSFQALGGHRASHKKPRLMEMNSNGDDGMFTTTTKAKTHECSICGLEFSIGQALGGHMRRHRRVSNNLKGNMNTFINNTATTNSNNSDCSTIDNSTNTNLAKSLKLNTKRFLFLDLNLTPLENDLKILKIGQSTPNLVDCFN; from the coding sequence atgaagagagaaagagaaagtgaTCATCATAATACTAATAGCATAACCATGGCTAAGTATTTGATGTATCTTTCTGGTGGAGGTCAACAACTTGATCAAGTGAATTACTCTTCAAATTTCAACAACCGTGTGTACGAGTGCAAGACATGTAAGCGACAGTTTTCGTCGTTTCAAGCGTTGGGAGGACACCGTGCGAGTCACAAGAAACCGAGGTTGATGGAGATGAATAGCAACGGAGATGATGGAATgtttacaacaacaacaaaggcTAAAACACATGAATGTTCAATTTGTGGATTGGAGTTTTCAATAGGACAAGCTTTGGGTGGTCACATGAGGAGACACAGAAGAGTTTCGAATAATTTAAAGGGAAATATGAACACTTTTATCAACAATACTGCGACCACCAATAGTAATAACAGCGATTGCAGTACCATTGATAATAGTACTAATACTAATTTAGCAAAGAGCCTAAAGttgaataccaagagatttttgtTTCTGGATTTGAATTTGACACCTTTAGAGAATGATTTGAAGATTTTGAAGATTGGACAATCAACTCCTAATCTGGTGGACTGTTTCAATTGA
- the LOC131649118 gene encoding phragmoplastin interacting protein 1 isoform X1 → MVLSNKKLKQKLRAELTLNQTNTESNPSSSSSNSFKLLLNSSTNKPILSKREKLRKIRPLQPQTQTNEDEIAIEGLGKKNNKKRKIKEVKQNDGDDGDDVSNEVVVKKGKLKVEKQNGDVSNEVVVKKGKVKVEEQNGDEVVVKVTKQSVKKEKQKKKNLLKKKRKKAKAAEENGKVKTGEENGEVTAAEGSGSNHQEEMSELTTELANTNINTSQENSDAVTKVYVGGIPYYSSEDDIHSYFESCGTITEINCMTFPDTGKFRGIAIIVFKTEAAAKRALALDGSDMGGLFLKIQPYKAAQTARFTPELKEGYNRIYVGSLSWEITEEELRKFFSNCNIKSIRFGKDKETGEFRGYAHVDFSDSKSLKTALALDQSVLFGRPVRISCAVPLNKKPGAGEKSVPGSKPSAAEKSVAGSKPSAGEKSFASSKPGAGEKSFASSKPGAAEKSVAGSKPGAAEKSVAGSKPGAGEKSFAGEKSFAGEKSVAVEEPTVEKPITVVASGKRKNRMCYGCRQKGHNLSECPNPQIATSTTI, encoded by the exons ATGGTTCTATCGAATAAGAAGCTTAAGCAGAAGCTTAGAGCTGAATTAACCCTAAACCAAACCAACACCGAATCGAATCcctcatcttcatcttccaacTCATTCAAACTTCTTCTAAACTCTTCCACCAACAAACCCATTTTGTCCAAGAGAGAGAAACTCCGAAAGATTCGACCTTTGCAACCACAAACTCAAACCAATGAGGATGAAATTGCGATTGAAGGTTTGGGAAAGAAGAACAATAAGAAGAGGAAGATAAAGGAAGTGAAACagaatgatggtgatgatggtgatgatgtgaGTAATGAGGTTGTTGTTAAGAAGGGGaaactgaaggtagagaaacagaATGGTGATGTGAGTAACGAGGTTGTTGTTAAGAAGGGGAAAGTGAAGGTAGAGGAACAGAATGGTGATGAGGTTGTTGTTAAGGTGACGAAACAATCGGTGAAAAAGgagaagcagaagaagaagaatctgttgaagaagaagaggaagaaggccAAAGCTGCAGAGGAAAATGGTAAGGTGAAAACTGGTGAGGAAAATGGTGAGGTCACAGCTGCTGAGGGAAGTGGTTCTAATCATCAAGAGGAGATGTCGGAGCTTACGACAGAGTTGGCTAATACCAATATCAATACCAG TCAAGAAAACAGTGATGCTGTTACAAAAGTTTATGTTGGAGGAATTCCCTACTATTCAAGTGAGGATGACATTCATAGTTATTTTGAAAGCTGCGGCACCATCACTGAAATTAATTGCATGACTTTTCCTGACACTGGCAAGTTCAGAGGGATTGCAATAATCGTTTTTAAG ACTGAAGCAGCGGCGAAACGAGCATTGGCTCTTGATGGATCTGACAT GGGAGGACTCTTTCTTAAAATCCAACCATATAAAGCAGCTCAAACAGCCCGATTTACCCCAGAACTGAAGGAGGGATATAATAGAATCTACGTTGGAAGTTTATCATGGGAAATAACAGAGGAAGAACTGAGGAAATTCTTCTCAAATTGCAATATAAAGTCCATACGATTTGGAAAGGACAAGGAAACAGGAGAATTCCGAGGGTATGCTCATGTGGATTTCAGTGATAGTAAGTCACTGAAAACAGCACTTGCATTGGATCAAAGTGTCTTGTTTGGAAGGCCTGTCCGGATAAGTTGCGCAGTTCCTTTGAATAAAAAACCAGGTGCAGGTGAAAAATCAGTCCCAGGCTCGAAACCAAGTGCAGCTGAAAAATCAGTTGCAGGTTCTAAACCTAGTGCGGGTGAAAAATCATTTGCAAGTTCTAAACCAGGTGCGGGTGAAAAGTCATTTGCAAGTTCTAAACCAGGTGCGGCTGAAAAATCAGTTGCAGGTTCTAAACCAGGTGCGGCAGAAAAATCAGTTGCAGGTTCTAAACCAGGTGCGGGTGAAAAATCATTTGCAGGTGAAAAATCATTTGCAGGCGAAAAATCTGTTGCAGTTGAGGAACCAACTGTTGAGAAACCAATTACCGTTGTTGCAAGTGGCAAGAGGAAGAATAGGATGTGCTACGGGTGTCGTCAAAAAGGACATAATCTCTCAGAATGTCCAAACCCACAAATAGCCACTTCTACTACAATCTAA
- the LOC131648551 gene encoding F-box/kelch-repeat protein At3g23880-like, producing the protein MQLVEKKTCKQHCQKKIMFLPHELIIQILLWLPVKSLIRFKCVCKSWFSLISHDPHFTNSHFQLTATTTPNHKILFISTFPFETLSINFEPLLDDYNASVSLNLECIFPEYPTHFEIKGSCRGFILFCCSSKIYIWNPSTGVHRQIPISPFGGSKLDVDYFYGFGYDHSAEDYLVVLMSHHDSDNPPLHLEYFSLRGNTWNEVEGPHYRYTDRNIHTGEPRGGLLYNGAIHWLAYRDDLQTEVIVAFDLMEKKLSYMLLPCSPMHCSLWVYGEFLSVYTTDYSNDTVVIFVMNEYKVNSSWTMTLALPVDVIPVEDFSPLCCTKIGDIVGTDDGDDGSGLVKYDKNGQFLEHHSYTNDDFRCQVTMYVESLLSLPSDGDNHQA; encoded by the coding sequence ATGCAActagttgagaagaaaacttgcaAACAACATTGTCAAAAGAAGATAATGTTTCTGCCTCACGAATTGATCATCCAAATCTTGCTATGGTTACCAGTTAAGTCTCTCATACGCTTCAAGTGTGTTTGTAAGTCATGGTTTTCTCTTATCTCTCATGATCCCCACTTTACAAATTCACATTTTCAACTCACTGCCACCACAACACCCAATCATAAAATTCTGTTCATTTCAACTTTCCCCTTTGAAACACTTTCTATCAATTTTGAACCATTGCTTGACGATTACAATGCTTCTGTTTCACTCAACCTAGAATGTATCTTTCCAGAGTATCCTACACATTTTGAAATTAAAGGGTCATGTAGAGGTTTCATACTTTTCTGCTGTTCCTCGAAGATTTATATATGGAATCCATCAACTGGAGTTCACAGACAAATTCCTATATCTCCTTTTGGTGGTTCCAAGTTAGATGTTGATTATTTCTATGGTTTTGGTTATGATCATTCAGCTGAGGATTACTTGGTTGTTTTAATGTCTCATCATGATTCCGATAATCCGCCATTACACTTGGAGTACTTCTCATTGAGAGGTAATACATGGAATGAAGTTGAGGGTCCTCATTACCGTTACACCGATAGGAATATCCACACGGGAGAGCCCAGAGGGGGGTTGCTCTATAATGGGGCTATTCATTGGTTGGCTTATCGTGATGATTTACAAACGGAGGTTATTGTTGCATTTGATTTAATGGAAAAGAAACTTTCGTACATGCTTTTGCCGTGTAGTCCTATGCATTGTAGTTTATGGGTATATGGAGAATTTCTCAGCGTATATACTACTGATTATAGTAATGATACGGTTGTTATATTTGTGATGAATGAATACAAAGTGAATTCGTCTTGGACTATGACTCTTGCTCTTCCTGTTGATGTCATCCCGGTTGAGGACTTTTCTCCTTTGTGCTGTACAAAAATTGGTGATATTGTTGGGACAGATGATGGCGATGATGGTAGTGGATTGGTCAAGTATGATAAAAATGGACAGTTTCTAGAGCATCATTCTTATACTAATGACGATTTTAGATGCCAAGTGACTATGTATGTAGAGTCTCTCCTTTCGCTCCCTAGTGATGGTGACAACCACCAAGCTTAA
- the LOC131645859 gene encoding F-box/kelch-repeat protein At3g06240-like, with protein sequence MMLLPEELIFQILLWLPVKSLIRFKCVCKSWFSLISHDSHFANSHFQLTSTTTPSHRILFISTFPFGSLSIDFEALLDDDTASVSLDLFSIFPQRFADIEIKGSCRGFILLCRSSNIYIWNPCTGVHREIPISPFGSNLNADYFYGFGYDPSTEDYLVVLMSRHGSDNPPLRLEYFSLKANTWNEVEGPHFPYANGNIFEFPPIPGGSLYNGAIHWLAFREDLQTEVIVAFDLMEKKLSYMLLPRCSDGSPLHCGLWVYGEFLSAYTTNYTNDTVVIFVMKEYKVDSSWTRTLALPYDVIPNEDFCPLCCTKNGDIVGTDDGSGLVKYDKNGQFLEHYCYTTDDLTRQMIMYIESLLSLPSDGDNQQV encoded by the coding sequence ATGATGTTGTTGCCTGAAGAATTGATCTTCCAAATCTTGCTGTGGTTACCAGTTAAGTCTCTTATACGCTTCAAGTGTGTTTGTAAGTCATGgttttctctcatctctcatgaTTCCCACTTTGCTAATTCACATTTTCAACTCACTTCCACCACAACACCCAGTCACAGAATTCTGTTCATATCAACTTTCCCCTTTGGATCTCTATCCATCGATTTTGAAGCATTGCTTGACGATGACACTGCTTCTGTGTCACTCGACCTTTTTTCTATCTTTCCACAGcgttttgcagatattgaaattaAAGGGTCATGTAGGGGCTTCATACTTTTATGCCGTTCCTCTAACATCTACATATGGAATCCATGCACCGGAGTTCACAGAGAAATACCTATATCTCCTTTTGGTTCCAACTTAAATGCTGATTATTTCTATGGTTTTGGTTATGACCCTTCAACTGAGGATTACTTGGTTGTTTTAATGTCTCGTCATGGTTCAGATAATCCTCCATTACGCTTGGAGTACTTCTCTTTGAAAGCTAATACATGGAATGAAGTTGAGGGTCCTCACTTCCCTTATGCCAATGGGAATATCTTCGAGTTCCCGCCCATTCCGGGCGGTTCTCTCTATAATGGGGCTATTCATTGGTTGGCTTTTCGGGAGGATTTACAAACGGAAGTTATAGTTGCGTTTGATTTAATGGAAAAGAAACTTTCCTACATGCTTTTGCCGCGTTGTTCTGATGGTAGTCCTTTGCATTGTGGTTTATGGGTATATGGAGAATTTCTCAGCGCATATACTACTAATTATACTAATGATACAGTTGTTATATTTGTGATGAAAGAATACAAAGTGGATTCGTCTTGGACTAGGACCCTTGCTCTTCCATATGACGTCATCCCAAACGAGGACTTTTGTCCGCTGTGCTGTACAAAAAATGGTGATATTGTTGGGACAGATGATGGCAGTGGATTGGTTAAGTATGATAAAAATGGACAGTTTCTAGAGCATTATTGTTATACTACTGACGATCTTACACGCCAAATGATTATGTATATAGAGTCTCTGCTTTCACTCCCTAGTGATGGTGACAACCAGCAAGTTTAA
- the LOC131645857 gene encoding F-box/kelch-repeat protein At3g23880-like — translation MLLPEELIFQILLWLPVKSLIRFKCVCKSWFSLISHDLHFINSHFQLTATTTPHHRILFISTFPFKTLSINFEPLLDDFNASVSLDLDGIFPWYSKNVAINGSCRGFTLLCCYSEIYIWNPSTSVHKQIPISPFGFNLIADHFYGFGYDHSTEDYLVVLMSHHDSENRPLHLEYFSLKANTWKEVEGPHYPYANWDLSRQPPKGGSLYNGAIHWLAFRNDLKTDVIVAFHTCFCHVFLMVSLCGVVYGYMESFSAYILLTILMIQLKYG, via the coding sequence atgttgctgccTGAAGAATTGATCTTCCAAATCTTGTTGTGGTTACCAGTTAAGTCTCTTATACGCTTCAAGTGTGTTTGTAAATCATGGTTTTCTCTTATCTCTCATGATCTCCACTTTATAAATTCACATTTTCAACTCACTGCCACCACAACACCCCATCATAGGATTCTGTTCATATCAACTTTCCCCTTTAAAACACTTTCTATAAATTTTGAACCATTGCTTGACGATTTCAATGCTTCTGTTTCACTCGACCTTGATGGTATCTTTCCGTGGTATTCTAAAAATGTTGCAATTAATGGGTCTTGTAGAGGTTTCACACTTTTATGTTGTTACTCAGAAATCTACATATGGAATCCATCTACCAGTGTTCACAAACAAATACCTATATCTCCTTTTGGTTTCAATTTAATTGCCGATCATTTCTATGGCTTTGGTTATGACCATTCAACCGAGGATTACTTGGTTGTTTTAATGTCTCATCATGATTCGGAAAATCGTCCATTACACTTGGAGTACTTCTCATTGAAAGCTAATACATGGAAAGAAGTTGAGGGTCCTCACTACCCTTATGCCAATTGGGATCTCTCTCGGCAGCCGCCCAAAGGCGGGTCACTCTATAATGGGGCTATTCATTGGTTGGCTTTTCGTAATGATTTAAAAACGGATGTTATTGTTGCGTTTCATACATGCTTTTGCCACGTGTTTTTGATGGTAAGCCTATGTGGTGTAGTTTATGGATATATGGAGAGTTTCTCAGCGTATATACTACTAACTATACTAATGATACAGTTGAAATATGGGTGA
- the LOC131645858 gene encoding protein ALP1-like: MGSIRGVKKRKKNDNKDVIAIQSPFYPQLHQPHPQPQPFDWWYHFSNRITGPLAKSKDIEKFESVFKISRKTFNYICSLVEKDMLARSSGCVDLNGKRLSLNDQVAVAIRRLSSGESLSTIGDSFRINQSTVSQITWRFVEAMEVRGLCHLSWPSTEMEMEVIKSKFENIRGLSNCCGAVDSTHIMMTLPTVDPESSVWLDREKNCSMVLQAIVDPDLRFRDIVTGWPGSVSDDHVLRSSSFYKLTEEGKRLNGGKKILSGGTMLREYIVGDTGFPLLPWLLTPYRVGGLSDSQVEFNKRVAATQMVAKRALARLKEMWKIIGGVMWKPDKHKLPRMILVCCILHNIVIHLEDEVQDNMPLIRHHDSGYQDQICDLADDTACATREKLSLYLSGKLST, encoded by the exons ATGGGTTCCATAAGAGgagtgaagaagagaaagaagaatgaTAATAAAGATGTCATTGCTATACAATCCCCATTCTACCCTCAACTTCATCAACCTCACCCTCAACCTCAACCTTTTGATTGGTGGTATCACTTCTCCAACAGAATCACTG GACCTTTAGCTAAATCCAAGGATATAGAGAAATTCGAATCAGTTTTCAAGATCTCAAGAAAGACATTCAACTATATATGTTCTCTCGTGGAAAAAGATATGCTGGCCAGATCCTCAGGCTGTGTTGACTTGAATGGCAAACGTTTATCTTTGAATGATCAAGTAGCCGTTGCTATCAGAAGGCTTAGCTCTGGCGAGTCATTGTCAACCATTGGGGACTCATTTCGGATCAACCAGTCAACTGTTTCACAGATAACATGGCGGTTTGTGGAAGCAATGGAAGTGAGAGGTCTCTGCCATCTTAGCTGGCCTTCAACTGAAATGGAAATGGAAGTGATAAAGTCCAAGTTCGAGAACATTCGGGGCCTTTCTAATTGCTGCGGCGCAGTTGATAGTACACACATAATGATGACTTTGCCAACTGTAGACCCCGAGAGTAGTGTATGGCTTGATCGTGAGAAGAATTGTAGCATGGTTTTGCAAGCCATTGTGGATCCGGATTTGAGATTCCGCGACATAGTTACTGGATGGCCTGGAAGTGTGAGTGATGACCATGTTCTTCGAAGCTCTTCGTTTTATAAACTTACTGAAGAAGGAAAGAGGTTAAACGGGGGTAAGAAAATACTTTCGGGCGGAACAATGTTGCGGGAATATATAGTTGGGGATACAGGGTTTCCTCTTTTGCCATGGCTTCTCACTCCTTATCGAGTTGGGGGCCTCTCTGATTCTCAGGTTGAGTTTAACAAAAGGGTTGCTGCAACACAAATGGTGGCGAAGAGGGCATTGGCAAGGTTGAAGGAAATGTGGAAGATTATCGGAGGAGTGATGTGGAAGCCTGATAAGCACAAGTTACCGAGAATGATTCTTGTTTGCTGCATATTACATAATATAGTTATCCATTTGGAGGATGAAGTGCAGGACAATATGCCCTTGATCCGCCATCATGATTCGGGATATCAAGATCAAATTTGTGATTTAGCCGACGATACTGCCTGCGCTACGAGAGAGAAGCTTTCTCTCTACTTATCAGGCAAACTGTCAACTTGA
- the LOC131648552 gene encoding uncharacterized protein LOC131648552 produces the protein MPPRVSPPDIDSPFYIHPSEGPNLVCISPKLNGSNYLAWSKSMQRALGAKNKFSFINGDLAIPSHQDLNRNQWERCNHLIHSWLLNSVSEQIASTIVFHVNAIDVWIDLRERFLKADRIRIFNLHSSINNLKQSSRSVMDYFIELRGLWEELNEHRPISACTCVQQCRCLAMQNTRAYRDEDQVMQFLSGLNDQFSVVKTQVLMMEPLPAINKVYSLVVQEESNHKSVSPNEDENALMVNAANRFEPKELAIQLIFVIKKHGHPNFNKNKAQANASTTQDSDVDHTPASSASPSTDPHANISQAQYDQLIGLLQQINLIPSTNPLVSTLMTDSIHNAEPSGIVCNSFNSSARANYWILDSGANDHVCSSLALFTSIHSITPISITLPNGSSIRVTQAGHVHFSSTLYLEDVLYSNDFISI, from the exons ATGCCTCCGCGCGTTTCTCCACCTGACATTGATTCACCTTTCTATATTCATCCAAGTGAAGGACCTAATTTGGTTTGCATCTCCCCCAAGCTCAATGGATCCAACTACCTTGCATGGAGCAAGTCTATGCAACGAGCTTTAGGCGCGAAGAATAAATTTTCTTTCATCAATGGTGATCTCGCGATTCCTTCACATCAAGATCTCAACCGTAATCAATGGGAAAGGTGTAATCACTTGATTCATTCTTGGTTATTGAATTCTGTTTCGGAGCAAATTGCTTCCACCATTGTTTTTCATGTTAATGCGATTGATGTTTGGATAGATTTACGTGAACGTTTTTTGAAAGCAGATCGTATTCGTATCTTCAATCTTCATTCATCTATTAACAACCTGAAACAATCTTCACGTTCCGTTATGGATTATTTCATTGAGTTACGTGGTTTATGGGAAGAACTCAATGAACATCGTCCAATTTCTGCTTGTACATGTGTTCAACAGTGTCGTTGCCTTGCCATGCAGAATACTCGTGCCTATCGTGATGAAGATCAGGTTATGCAGTTTTTATCCGGTCTCAATGATCAATTTTCAGTTGTTAAAACACAGGTTTTGATGATGGAGCCTTTACCAGCTATCAACAAAGTTTATTCTCTTGTTGTGCAAGAAGAGAGCAATCATAAATCTGTTAGCCCTAATGAAGATGAGAATGCCTTGATGGTTAATGCTGCTAATCGTTTTGAGCCCAAGG AATTGGCCATAcagttgatttttgttatcaaaaaGCATGGTCATCCCAATTTCAACAAGAACAAAGCGCAAGCCAATGCTTCTACTACTCAGGATTCTGATGTTGACCATACACCTGCTAGTTCTGCATCTCCTTCTACTGATCCTCATGCCAACATTTCTCAAGCTCAATATGATCAGTTAATTGGTTTACTCCAACAGATCAATTTGATTCCATCCACCAATCCCTTAGTTTCCACCTTGATGACTGATTCTATTCATAATGCTGAACCTTCAGGTATTGTATGTAATAGTTTCAATTCTTCTGCTCGAGCCAATTATTGGATACTTGACTCTGGTGCCAATGACCATGTGTGCTCTTCCTTAGCTCTTTTTACTTCCATTCATAGTATCACTCCTATTTCTATTACTCTTCCTAATGGCAGTTCTATTCGTGTTACACAAGCTGGTCATGTCCATTTTTCATCTACACTCTACTTAGAGGATGTACTATACTCCAATGATTTCATCTCAATTTGA